A portion of the Flavobacteriales bacterium genome contains these proteins:
- the rsmI gene encoding 16S rRNA (cytidine(1402)-2'-O)-methyltransferase, producing MDHYGKLYFVPTPIGNLEDMTFRAIKVLKKADEIYAEDTRTTRKLLNHFEIENNLLSFHLHNEHKLVDSILAKLKQGRTLALVSDAGTPAISDPGFLLSRACVQNYIETECLPGATAFVPALVKSGFPCEKFVFEGFLPPKKGRQSKLLSYQEEKRTIVLYESPHKIAKTVKQIVEFIGPDRQIAICREISKLYEECLRGTAEELAEILATQKLKGEIVLLIAPSSFQFEME from the coding sequence ATGGATCATTACGGAAAACTATATTTTGTACCTACACCCATAGGAAACTTAGAAGACATGACTTTTAGAGCCATAAAGGTCTTAAAAAAAGCAGATGAAATATATGCAGAAGACACCCGAACGACCCGAAAACTATTGAATCATTTTGAAATAGAGAACAACCTACTCTCCTTTCATCTGCACAATGAACATAAACTGGTGGATAGCATTCTTGCAAAGCTAAAACAAGGAAGAACACTCGCTCTAGTTTCTGATGCAGGAACACCTGCCATTTCAGATCCTGGATTTTTACTCTCACGTGCTTGTGTTCAAAATTATATTGAAACAGAATGCCTTCCCGGTGCAACAGCTTTTGTTCCAGCACTAGTAAAAAGTGGTTTTCCTTGCGAAAAATTTGTATTTGAAGGATTTTTGCCGCCCAAAAAAGGAAGACAAAGTAAACTCCTATCTTACCAAGAAGAAAAACGAACCATTGTTCTATATGAGTCTCCGCATAAAATTGCCAAAACTGTCAAGCAAATTGTAGAATTTATCGGTCCCGATAGACAAATTGCCATCTGTAGAGAAATCTCAAAATTATATGAAGAATGCCTTAGAGGAACCGCTGAAGAGCTCGCTGAAATATTGGCTACCCAAAAGCTAAAAGGAGAAATTGTTCTTTTAATTGCACCCTCATCGTTCCAGTTTGAAATGGAATAA
- a CDS encoding TonB-dependent receptor, which yields MKKTVFSFLIMLVFLSFEAMAQGIVTGKLVDASSGETLIGANVVEKGTSNGVATDAFGKFKLNVSNNNGTLVLSYVGYQDKTVSFALSNGKANMGTVKMSADGKLGEVVLVGKGIIDLAEDRKTPIAVSTITPEIIKAKAANNDLPELIKSTPSVQNVKGGGYGDGQVFLRGFDQTNTAFLLNGQPINGMEDGKMYWSNWSGVMDIANAIQVQRGLGSSKLAISSVGGTVNIVTKTVDTKEGGFIGGMAANNNYMKTNAYYSTGLMDNGLAVSAMLGHWQGDGYIDGTVGQGQTYFLSLGYKPSEEHVFNFLVTGAPQWHGTSRHQTITKFYDADKLGAQSLSDQLQENRRWSNNYGYYKGELYAGGRNFYHKPIVNLSWDWTIDDKKELSVTGYGSLGRGGFAFGSGIDRNSQGLYDYDGAVDAGKGYTKASVNAHNWYGVLANMNIELNDNLELNIGADGRFYNGQHYRVATDFFGVDSISQENRSIGEYAVKNTQGFNPWGSIPFFSDIARKDRMDRNFSEDINYFGAFGQLEYAKDNYSLFLQGAISNQSHQRHGFWGTTKDVLDQGLGDSEKITNLGYNLKLGGAYNVTDQDKVYTNFGYYSRQPFHDDLFVNNNYSNVTNPLTVDQNQEITGIEAGYKHVGDVQVNANVYYTQWDNRVMNGGGIDNDKDGVDDQFSTVGPISQTHYGAELELMSQLTDKLSVSAYLSLGDWRYGSNGVARTVSDDPANAEKYGDTTQIVYLDGVKVGNVAQTTAGIGLNYEVTKELSMNANYNYYADMYGNTTRVEAFINEDHKGAIKLPSYSTVDLGVRYNVELKNGNSIDVNLNVNNVFDKLYIENIRTNNHIETDSEGQWNGVDVSNQVKWGYGRTWNFGVRYNF from the coding sequence ATGAAAAAAACAGTATTTAGTTTTCTTATCATGTTAGTCTTTTTGTCATTTGAAGCCATGGCACAAGGAATTGTAACAGGTAAGCTAGTTGATGCCTCATCAGGGGAGACACTGATTGGAGCAAACGTAGTAGAAAAAGGAACTTCAAACGGAGTAGCAACAGATGCCTTCGGTAAGTTTAAATTAAACGTATCAAACAACAATGGTACACTCGTATTGTCTTATGTAGGATATCAAGACAAAACTGTTTCCTTTGCTTTATCTAATGGAAAAGCAAATATGGGAACTGTGAAGATGTCTGCAGACGGAAAACTTGGAGAAGTAGTACTTGTTGGTAAAGGAATTATTGACTTGGCAGAGGATAGAAAAACACCTATAGCTGTTTCTACAATTACTCCTGAAATAATTAAAGCGAAAGCTGCAAACAACGATTTACCAGAGCTTATTAAATCAACACCTTCTGTACAAAATGTAAAAGGTGGTGGATATGGTGATGGTCAAGTTTTCCTTAGAGGTTTTGACCAAACAAACACTGCATTCCTATTAAACGGACAACCGATTAACGGAATGGAAGACGGAAAAATGTATTGGTCTAACTGGAGTGGAGTAATGGATATTGCAAACGCAATCCAAGTTCAAAGAGGATTGGGATCTTCTAAACTTGCCATCTCTTCAGTAGGAGGAACGGTAAACATTGTAACCAAGACTGTTGACACTAAAGAAGGTGGATTTATCGGTGGAATGGCTGCAAACAATAACTATATGAAAACCAATGCGTATTATTCTACAGGATTGATGGATAACGGGTTGGCTGTATCGGCTATGTTAGGTCATTGGCAAGGAGATGGATACATTGATGGAACTGTAGGACAAGGTCAAACGTACTTCTTATCTTTGGGATACAAGCCTTCTGAAGAGCACGTATTCAACTTTTTAGTTACTGGAGCACCACAATGGCACGGAACTTCAAGACATCAAACGATCACTAAATTTTATGATGCAGATAAATTAGGAGCACAAAGCCTTAGCGATCAATTACAAGAAAATAGAAGATGGAGCAATAACTACGGATATTACAAAGGAGAATTATATGCTGGTGGTAGAAATTTCTACCATAAACCAATCGTAAACTTAAGTTGGGACTGGACAATTGACGACAAAAAAGAACTTTCTGTAACAGGTTATGGTTCACTCGGTCGTGGTGGTTTCGCTTTTGGAAGTGGAATTGACAGAAACTCTCAAGGTCTTTATGACTATGATGGTGCAGTTGATGCAGGAAAAGGATACACAAAGGCATCAGTAAATGCTCACAACTGGTATGGTGTTCTTGCCAATATGAATATTGAATTGAATGACAATTTAGAATTGAATATTGGAGCAGATGGACGTTTCTATAACGGACAACACTATCGTGTAGCTACAGATTTCTTCGGTGTAGATTCTATTTCTCAAGAAAACAGAAGCATTGGAGAATATGCTGTAAAGAATACACAAGGATTTAACCCATGGGGGTCAATTCCATTTTTTAGCGATATAGCTAGAAAAGATAGAATGGACAGAAATTTCTCAGAAGATATCAACTATTTTGGAGCTTTTGGACAATTAGAATATGCGAAAGACAACTATTCTTTATTCTTACAAGGAGCAATCTCAAACCAATCTCACCAAAGACATGGTTTCTGGGGTACTACAAAAGACGTATTAGATCAAGGATTGGGTGATTCAGAAAAAATCACAAACTTAGGATACAACCTAAAATTAGGAGGAGCTTATAATGTGACTGATCAAGACAAAGTATATACAAACTTCGGATACTACTCTCGTCAGCCTTTCCATGATGACTTGTTTGTAAACAATAATTATTCAAACGTTACGAACCCACTTACTGTTGATCAAAATCAAGAAATCACAGGTATTGAAGCAGGATATAAGCACGTAGGTGATGTTCAGGTAAATGCCAATGTTTATTATACACAATGGGACAACCGTGTGATGAATGGTGGAGGTATTGATAATGACAAAGATGGTGTTGATGATCAATTCTCAACTGTTGGACCAATCTCTCAAACACACTATGGTGCTGAACTTGAATTGATGTCGCAACTTACTGACAAACTTAGTGTTTCGGCATACCTTTCTTTAGGTGATTGGAGATATGGTAGTAATGGAGTAGCAAGAACAGTTTCTGACGATCCTGCAAATGCTGAAAAATACGGAGATACAACACAAATCGTTTACTTGGATGGTGTAAAAGTAGGAAATGTAGCACAAACTACTGCTGGTATTGGTCTAAATTATGAGGTAACAAAAGAACTATCAATGAATGCTAACTACAACTATTATGCAGATATGTATGGTAATACAACAAGAGTTGAGGCATTTATTAATGAAGACCACAAAGGAGCAATTAAGCTTCCAAGCTATAGCACAGTTGATTTAGGTGTTCGTTATAACGTTGAGCTAAAGAATGGAAATTCAATTGATGTTAACTTGAATGTAAATAATGTATTCGATAAACTATACATTGAGAACATTAGAACCAACAACCATATTGAAACAGACTCAGAAGGTCAATGGAATGGGGTAGATGTTTCTAACCAAGTTAAATGGGGTTATGGAAGAACTTGGAATTTTGGGGTTCGTTACAACTTCTAA
- a CDS encoding GNAT family N-acetyltransferase produces the protein MIKKLEWDSEFFRYKVGFIRAETSCMFEINEALNTILDENYKLCYLASSEEMDFSQFDHKDLEIKFVDRKVTYLKTVDSLKTINPAVTSIEQFGPNDRILNIAIQSGEYSRFNVDKNIEEGKFEELYQLWIQNSINRELAFDVLGFQAQGGLAGFVTLKETKGRADIGLIAVDGLYRGQGIGKSLMSSAEKWVDNLGFKELQVVTQGENIPACKFYESCGYQLEQTQYYYHVWNKNIK, from the coding sequence ATGATAAAGAAATTAGAATGGGATTCCGAATTTTTTAGATATAAAGTTGGGTTTATAAGAGCTGAGACTTCATGTATGTTTGAAATAAACGAAGCTTTGAATACGATTCTTGATGAAAATTACAAATTATGTTATCTTGCAAGTTCAGAGGAAATGGATTTTTCCCAATTTGATCATAAAGATTTGGAAATAAAATTTGTTGATCGTAAGGTAACTTATTTAAAAACGGTAGATTCTTTAAAAACGATTAATCCAGCTGTTACGAGTATTGAACAATTTGGTCCTAATGATAGAATTTTGAATATCGCTATCCAAAGTGGTGAATATTCTAGGTTTAATGTTGACAAGAATATTGAGGAAGGAAAATTTGAAGAATTGTATCAGTTGTGGATTCAAAATTCCATCAATAGAGAATTAGCTTTTGATGTACTAGGTTTTCAAGCTCAAGGAGGTTTAGCAGGATTTGTAACCTTAAAGGAAACTAAAGGACGTGCAGATATTGGCTTAATAGCAGTAGATGGGTTATATAGAGGTCAAGGTATTGGTAAATCTTTAATGAGTTCTGCTGAAAAGTGGGTGGATAATTTAGGATTTAAAGAACTTCAAGTGGTTACTCAAGGTGAAAATATTCCTGCTTGTAAATTCTATGAAAGTTGTGGTTACCAGTTAGAGCAAACCCAATATTATTATCATGTCTGGAATAAAAATATAAAATAG
- a CDS encoding PD-(D/E)XK nuclease family protein, with amino-acid sequence MDNFIKNVAQYIAKKELQMEEVILVVPGKRIGVFLKKEFAKILPLPSALPKIVSIQDWLAEKSDQTVVHPLRLQALLFESYKEIKIEEKEHFGSFIKWANTLLADFNEMEKSMADVSALLNHLQDFSEIDAWSEQLGIEAFHKNSLLKQKHEEFWKIAHQLHHIFHQKLEKRAWTYSGKQLRTIAESIREKAQENTPIYFIGFNALSKAEEQIFDFYIRHKKAQILWDIDHDMLQDIHQETGMFIRKYWEQWREFIPKDFPWKKSYFRAGKQQMKVIPANGIYQQMEVCSHQLNKWKEAGEIQHKTAHVLCDEKALFPFLSRLPDGISSVNITMGFPLSASPTMQFIKSILALVKTKKGSYYLPTIETLFSHPFFSHFDTKQIFLEVKKQNRWWSGAAFWNDLLEKNQLNVLQLFFQRIESNEDLLKLGFQAIELVKKNPQIKTLEKEFLYEFFLIWDQMAVIVEEFSSLINDFNTFQLLVEKVVSQQQIDFVGDPIGGLQIMGMLETRLLDYDRIVFSNINEGVMPKGKSQDSFIPYELKKHYGLTTHIENDAVYAYHFFRLLQRVKEVVFVYNSNVDTTGGSQVSRFVMQLIQEWKHHPHLSAEIQEHHFSFKKFPKTLEVEYARDQFSQEQLISWAKKGISASWINSYFYSSLAFYRNYVLGIRDEEENENIAINELGTVIHNSLERLYNQNIGVPLSEEILKSYLKQSSTFLREEFEKLGNGVYLDQAQNRLQIQVAKRFVDRVIYTDLEVVQQGNELLIIANEMKLEIEKKFEKIPFPVKLKGYIDRVDQLNGEVRLLDYKTGKVEQLTTKKIFETFWGNPKKHAKTLQVLFYLVLYGSQNSNNSQVSVGIWFIRSMEKQPLSSSLPYATSLERMEELLGNILYEIFFSEEHFQDLGE; translated from the coding sequence ATGGATAATTTTATAAAAAATGTAGCACAATATATTGCCAAGAAAGAACTTCAAATGGAGGAGGTTATTTTGGTAGTTCCTGGAAAAAGAATCGGTGTTTTTCTAAAAAAAGAATTTGCCAAAATTTTACCTTTACCTAGTGCTTTACCAAAAATTGTAAGTATTCAAGATTGGTTAGCCGAAAAATCGGATCAAACGGTGGTGCATCCTTTAAGATTACAAGCTTTACTTTTTGAGTCTTATAAGGAAATAAAAATAGAAGAAAAAGAACATTTTGGTAGTTTTATAAAATGGGCAAATACGCTTTTGGCAGATTTTAATGAAATGGAAAAGAGCATGGCAGATGTATCTGCCTTGTTGAATCATTTACAAGATTTTTCGGAGATTGATGCCTGGAGTGAGCAGTTGGGTATAGAGGCTTTTCATAAAAATAGTTTGTTAAAGCAAAAACATGAAGAGTTTTGGAAAATTGCTCACCAACTTCATCATATTTTTCATCAAAAACTAGAAAAAAGAGCTTGGACTTACTCTGGGAAACAGCTGAGGACTATTGCCGAAAGTATTCGTGAAAAGGCTCAAGAAAATACGCCTATTTATTTTATAGGATTTAATGCGCTGAGCAAGGCGGAAGAACAAATTTTTGATTTTTACATTCGTCATAAAAAGGCACAAATTCTGTGGGATATAGATCATGATATGCTCCAAGATATACACCAAGAAACAGGAATGTTTATAAGAAAGTATTGGGAGCAATGGCGAGAGTTTATCCCAAAAGATTTTCCTTGGAAAAAAAGTTATTTCAGAGCGGGAAAACAACAGATGAAAGTCATTCCTGCCAATGGGATATATCAGCAAATGGAAGTGTGTAGCCACCAGTTAAATAAATGGAAAGAAGCGGGCGAAATACAGCACAAAACGGCTCATGTTCTTTGTGACGAAAAAGCTCTTTTTCCTTTTTTGTCAAGACTTCCTGATGGGATTTCTTCGGTAAATATTACAATGGGATTTCCACTTTCTGCCAGTCCCACCATGCAGTTTATAAAATCAATATTGGCATTGGTTAAAACCAAGAAAGGTAGTTATTATCTTCCCACTATAGAGACTTTGTTTTCTCATCCTTTTTTTAGTCATTTTGATACAAAACAGATTTTCTTGGAGGTAAAAAAACAAAATAGATGGTGGTCTGGTGCAGCCTTTTGGAATGATTTATTAGAAAAAAATCAACTGAATGTTTTGCAATTATTCTTTCAAAGAATAGAAAGTAATGAGGATTTACTCAAACTGGGGTTTCAAGCAATAGAATTAGTGAAGAAAAACCCTCAAATCAAAACATTGGAAAAAGAATTTTTATATGAATTCTTTTTGATTTGGGATCAAATGGCAGTAATTGTTGAGGAGTTTTCGAGTTTAATCAATGATTTTAATACTTTTCAGTTATTGGTAGAAAAAGTCGTTTCTCAACAACAGATAGATTTTGTGGGTGATCCTATTGGGGGACTCCAGATAATGGGAATGCTAGAAACGAGATTATTAGACTATGATCGAATCGTATTTAGCAATATCAATGAAGGAGTGATGCCCAAAGGGAAAAGTCAGGACAGTTTTATTCCTTATGAGCTGAAAAAACATTATGGACTTACTACGCATATTGAAAACGATGCCGTTTATGCTTATCATTTTTTCCGTTTGCTTCAGCGTGTAAAAGAAGTGGTTTTTGTGTACAATTCTAATGTAGATACCACAGGAGGAAGTCAGGTGAGCAGGTTTGTAATGCAGCTGATACAAGAGTGGAAGCATCACCCTCACTTATCCGCAGAAATACAAGAACATCATTTTAGTTTTAAGAAATTCCCAAAGACTTTAGAGGTGGAATATGCCCGTGATCAATTTTCTCAGGAACAATTGATTTCTTGGGCAAAAAAAGGAATTTCAGCTTCTTGGATTAATAGTTATTTTTATAGTTCTTTAGCTTTTTACAGAAACTATGTTTTGGGTATTCGTGATGAGGAAGAAAATGAAAATATCGCCATAAACGAACTCGGAACAGTGATTCATAATAGCCTTGAGCGTTTGTATAATCAAAATATAGGGGTGCCTCTTTCAGAGGAAATTCTTAAGTCTTACCTTAAACAAAGTAGCACTTTCCTTCGTGAAGAATTTGAAAAATTGGGAAATGGAGTCTATTTAGATCAGGCACAAAATAGACTGCAGATTCAAGTAGCAAAACGCTTTGTTGATCGGGTAATTTATACAGATTTAGAGGTCGTCCAGCAAGGAAATGAACTTCTAATTATTGCCAATGAAATGAAATTGGAAATAGAAAAGAAGTTTGAGAAAATACCATTTCCTGTGAAGCTAAAAGGGTATATAGATCGAGTGGATCAACTTAATGGGGAAGTTCGTTTATTGGATTATAAAACAGGGAAAGTAGAACAACTCACTACAAAAAAAATATTTGAAACTTTCTGGGGGAATCCCAAAAAACATGCAAAAACGCTCCAAGTACTGTTTTATTTAGTGCTTTATGGAAGTCAGAATAGTAATAATTCTCAAGTATCTGTAGGGATTTGGTTTATCCGATCCATGGAGAAACAGCCTTTGTCTTCATCATTGCCTTATGCTACATCTTTAGAACGGATGGAGGAATTACTGGGGAATATTTTGTATGAAATCTTTTTTTCAGAAGAACATTTTCAAGATTTAGGTGAATGA
- a CDS encoding UvrD-helicase domain-containing protein, which translates to MGRIIIHDASAGSGKTYTLVKNYLKICLSPDQPITVYQKILAITFTNKAAKEMQDRIVETLGDFLSQGTENTLFVEFAQYFGYSKEQLHQRCFQLQQSILHNYSNFAVSTIDKFMLKIIRSIRFEVGLKSSFEILADYQEWFDYSINELIEQINENKGFDEYIQQFISELLQDGKSWNLKYQLGEIAGNLVREEYRKKYQYLFDIQSFDELKSIRKNLDKEQKEIEAALDTIQSGFVEVLRTNEVAWTDFQRNAKCVKVILGTPGDWKKKIAEGAFKTFLKRLEDKVFFSKKNLAIFEQAQGQMASFFDEYAENIRRLLLHLIHLQKLISQLRNIELEYLLLKYMEDYLSQESLLPLSYLNTILENFVKTSDIPMMLLKMGEYYEYVFIDEFQDTSNAQWDNLFPLLENILSKGYQVELIGDAKQSIYRFRGGDVGILLGLKKERNQGAFQVEDAPLLDTNWRSDEVIVDFNNQLFAKMVSQEFPQESWKEIYQQAEQKIHYKNRQGFVEITHASVETEEINETNAQKILSIIEDNLSRGFSYGDISILFRKNKDIQAISELLLAQEIPFVDSESLLVFSDSQVQLLFKILQYLSGNQNPILVEQILYNLYHIKHHDGYGAWFVQHQNLTLDKQFEALGFPFPTHAETSYTELIEKLILDLGLQNNLYLMQFLENAFQEKKYGRLNLADFVKTGLKMEEKWKIDLENKGNAIVLQTIHKSKGLEYPVVIIPFMNSWTASTAKNKHWYPSNIHEEIPEIYTNYSKKILETFPKEMIKEFAQVSAQQKAEDFSDSTNLFYVACTRAKTELYLLNFYTNRTQETDLPQRLLNHFPFSEIENPVVIFGEKHHKKVPEKKANEGETKEINSALNASWSEQILIAEKIGEMPDHFTRFDAQETGNALHDILASIEHRNEVDHALRNYFAHRWVPENIQEEWYAKIKKLLELPEMDAFFDPKNIVYNERDWLDSQGALFRPDRLVKRPNGDYLLLDYKTGKPKVEHEHQVEKYRAILEKSGLRITKSCLIYIEKLVIKTVG; encoded by the coding sequence TCTTCATAATTATTCAAACTTTGCCGTTTCTACCATTGATAAATTCATGCTTAAAATCATTCGTTCTATTCGGTTTGAAGTAGGACTTAAATCAAGTTTTGAAATCTTAGCAGATTATCAAGAATGGTTTGATTATTCTATAAATGAACTTATTGAGCAAATCAATGAAAACAAGGGATTTGATGAATATATCCAACAATTTATTTCGGAGCTACTTCAAGATGGAAAATCATGGAATTTAAAGTATCAATTGGGTGAAATTGCAGGTAATTTGGTACGTGAAGAATATCGTAAAAAATACCAATATTTATTTGATATTCAATCATTTGATGAATTAAAAAGCATTAGAAAGAATTTAGACAAAGAACAAAAAGAGATAGAAGCCGCTTTAGATACGATCCAGAGTGGATTTGTAGAGGTTTTGAGAACCAATGAAGTTGCTTGGACAGATTTCCAACGCAATGCAAAATGCGTAAAAGTTATTTTAGGAACACCTGGGGATTGGAAGAAAAAAATTGCAGAAGGTGCTTTTAAAACTTTTCTAAAAAGACTGGAGGATAAAGTGTTTTTTAGCAAAAAAAACTTAGCGATTTTTGAACAAGCACAAGGGCAAATGGCTTCTTTTTTTGATGAATATGCGGAAAATATCCGAAGACTTTTGTTGCACCTCATTCATCTTCAAAAACTTATTAGTCAACTGAGAAATATTGAGCTGGAGTATCTACTTTTGAAATATATGGAGGATTACCTGAGTCAAGAGTCATTATTACCATTGAGTTACCTGAATACGATTCTAGAGAATTTTGTAAAAACTTCGGATATTCCTATGATGCTTCTCAAGATGGGTGAATATTATGAATACGTTTTTATAGATGAATTTCAAGATACTTCTAATGCTCAGTGGGATAATCTTTTTCCTTTATTAGAAAATATCCTTTCAAAAGGTTATCAAGTAGAGCTCATTGGTGATGCTAAGCAGTCTATTTATCGCTTTAGAGGAGGTGATGTAGGAATTCTTTTGGGACTAAAAAAAGAACGAAATCAAGGAGCTTTTCAAGTGGAAGATGCCCCACTTTTGGACACCAATTGGCGAAGTGATGAAGTGATTGTAGATTTTAACAATCAGCTTTTTGCAAAAATGGTAAGCCAGGAGTTTCCTCAAGAAAGTTGGAAAGAAATTTATCAGCAAGCAGAACAAAAAATACATTACAAAAACCGTCAAGGTTTTGTGGAAATCACTCACGCCAGCGTAGAGACTGAAGAAATAAACGAAACCAATGCCCAAAAAATTCTATCCATCATTGAGGATAATTTGAGTAGGGGATTTTCTTATGGAGATATCAGTATTTTGTTTAGGAAAAATAAAGATATTCAAGCGATTTCAGAGCTCTTACTTGCTCAGGAAATCCCTTTTGTAGATAGCGAAAGTCTGTTGGTATTCTCTGATTCGCAGGTACAATTACTGTTCAAAATTCTACAATATTTATCAGGAAATCAGAACCCAATTTTAGTGGAACAAATTCTGTATAATCTGTATCATATAAAACATCATGACGGTTATGGAGCATGGTTTGTACAGCATCAAAATCTTACACTAGATAAACAGTTTGAGGCATTGGGCTTTCCTTTTCCCACTCACGCAGAAACCAGTTATACAGAATTGATTGAAAAACTGATTTTGGATTTAGGTCTACAAAACAATCTTTACCTTATGCAATTTCTTGAAAATGCATTCCAAGAAAAAAAATATGGAAGGCTCAATCTAGCGGATTTTGTAAAAACGGGTCTAAAAATGGAAGAAAAATGGAAAATAGATCTCGAAAATAAAGGAAATGCCATTGTTTTACAAACAATACACAAGTCCAAAGGACTAGAATACCCTGTGGTTATTATTCCATTTATGAATTCTTGGACGGCTTCTACTGCAAAAAATAAGCATTGGTATCCTTCAAATATTCATGAAGAAATTCCAGAAATTTATACAAATTATTCAAAGAAAATTCTGGAGACTTTTCCTAAAGAAATGATCAAAGAATTTGCTCAAGTGTCTGCCCAACAGAAAGCCGAAGATTTTTCGGATTCCACGAACCTCTTTTATGTGGCATGTACACGAGCTAAAACAGAATTGTATTTATTAAATTTTTATACCAACAGAACCCAAGAAACAGATTTGCCACAAAGATTGTTAAACCATTTTCCGTTTAGTGAAATAGAAAATCCTGTGGTAATATTTGGAGAAAAACATCATAAGAAAGTGCCAGAAAAGAAAGCAAATGAAGGAGAAACAAAAGAAATAAATTCCGCATTAAATGCTTCTTGGAGTGAGCAAATTCTCATAGCAGAGAAAATAGGGGAAATGCCCGATCATTTCACAAGGTTTGATGCACAAGAAACAGGAAATGCACTCCATGATATTTTGGCGAGTATAGAGCATAGGAATGAAGTAGATCATGCTCTAAGAAATTATTTTGCTCACCGATGGGTGCCCGAAAATATTCAGGAAGAATGGTATGCAAAAATCAAAAAATTACTAGAATTGCCAGAGATGGATGCCTTTTTTGATCCCAAAAATATCGTTTATAATGAAAGGGATTGGTTAGATTCACAAGGAGCTTTGTTTAGACCAGATAGACTGGTAAAACGCCCAAATGGGGACTATCTATTATTGGATTATAAAACAGGAAAGCCAAAAGTGGAGCATGAGCATCAGGTAGAAAAATATCGAGCTATTCTAGAGAAATCAGGGCTTAGAATAACTAAATCTTGTTTAATTTATATAGAAAAATTAGTGATTAAAACTGTAGGTTAA